TTATTGAATTTTGATATTAGTTTTCTTAGAAAGCTTACATGTTTCTTATATAGTTGTCAAACCTGCTTATCGAGGTTTAGTGTGAATGGTAGACATCTTGTTTGAGAATGTAAATAAACCCAGTGAAGCCAAACAACAAACTAGACATCTTGTGTGAAATTGAATATAATATATGGTTGAAGAGTTGATGCTGAAGTGTTATTTCTCTTTAGATTTCCTCCGCAAAGTCTACACCATCCTGTCACTGCAGATTATCATCACCACTGCTGTATCTGCCCTTTTCATGTTCTGTAATCCCATTAAAAACTTTGTGCACGAAAGGTAAGAAGACCACATCCTCCCCTGTAGGTTCACCATGTCATTGTGGCTGTTAAATGGTACAAACTGCACTTTAATCTATGTGAATATAATAATGTGATGCTCTGTTAATTTTTCAGTCCCGCTCTGGTATTGATATCTGCTATCGGGTCCCTTATCCTGCTCCTTGCCTTGGCTGTGTACCGTCACCAGCACCCCATCAATCTTTACTTGCTGTTTGGATTTGTGAGTATGCCACAAAAAAGAATAAATCTAATattgtattgtaatatatataatgaagtACTGCAAtgtaatggctttaaatgtttATGCAGACTCTGTTGGAATCTCTGTCTGTAGCCACTGCGGGTATGTTCAttcattttcttaatttatAGAAGTCCAGTCACATGATATTAATGGATACTCCCTTGATGGATCATCTGATACTATATTTTTCTGCTTTCAGTGACATTTTATGAGTACTCCATAGTGCTCCAGGCCTTTGTGCTCACGTCTGCTGTGTTCCTGGGCCTCACTGCCTACACTTTCCAGTCTAAAAGAGACTTCAGCAAGCTCGGAGCCAGGTAATTCTCTCTTTCTCGTCCGCTCAAGGCCCGGATCTGTCACATTCATCACAGTAACTGAGTGCaagaattattgttttaatccATTTACTCCTGAATCCGTGCGGAATGATGTTCTTGCATTGTGGCAGAAATTGTCTCTGGAGAAACATTCTTCTTTGcagtcattaaaatgaaatgtaagaaaaataatggGGCTCCATGAGTCATAACTCTGTTATGTGATGTGATGCATGGTCCACTTGTCGGCATGGGAAGTCGCTGGGAGGAAAAATGAATGTCTTTGTGAGGAAGATTGAAGAATTTCTTCAGTCAGATTATTGGTCTGTTTAATAGACAACCTGCTGCAACATGTTGTCTgtccattgttttgtttttaataatttgcatGCTAAAAAATCCTAATTGGTCATCTTTTTGCTTAGTCTGTTTGCTGGCCTGTGGATCTTGATCATTGCAAGCTTTATGAGGGTGAGTCTATGGCTAAATTCAACAGTATTCTCTAATAGTTTAATAGAAGTTAAAATATTAtgttggtttgtgtgtgtgtgtgtgtatatatatatgggtagttgacgtatcagtgtgtcctatggtgtgacagagaaataaaaaaaactctaacatcgaagataaacctctctcatgctatttgtaactctaagaatgaagatacatttttctcatgttatttgtatgttaagtttttctacatttttgctgtcacaccataggacacagtccaatttttatttgtcaactacccatatatatatatatatatatacgtttatattatttaataggATTCAACATTATTTATCAAATTGATTGACTTTAATTTGTCGAGTCATACAGTCAAGtcactttatttaatttcaagaCACATTTCATCAACTGCGCAACTCTGTGTCCTTCAGCTTTTCTTCTACAATGACACAATGGAGTTGGTCTTCGCTGGGGCTGGAGCTCTGCTGTTCTGCGGGTTCATTATTTTCGATACCCACTTGCTGATGCATAAGCTGTCACCGGAGGAGCACGTCCTGGCATCCATCAATCTGTACCTGGACATAGTCAACTTGTTCATCTATATCCTGCGCATCCTTGACTCCATGAagaaacactgaatgtttgATGCTCTTCTTCACTTTCAGAGGTGAATTCTTAGTGCAATGCTGGGAGtggtataacaataatattcttTAATTTAATGGACTccatgtataataataatagtaaaaataataataaaatgtgttattaattaGTATCCAAATTAAGCATTTCAGATCTCTGCAAAAAACGTTGTGGACCacataatatgaaatatttatttgaataaaagtcTTCAAAATGCACTGAATAGACGTCATTAATTTCTTTGCATTGCAGTTCTTTGCAGTGTTCAGAATTAATGAAGTATGTGTGCTATTCTTCTAATTGGGCATTAACAGCAAACTCCTTGGattttgataaaatatatatttcccaACCAGCTGCATACTTTCAGCTTGCAAAGCGGTATTTGTAATTTAATGGCCAAATGTGAATGTTACAAACCTGATTGTACAACTTAACTTGATCTGCTGTGTTGCTGATTAGATTTCTGTTTTTAGTCAACTGTAGTGTGATCTGTAATCCATggtaatttttcatatttaattggGTGTTGTTGTGAATCAGTGTTTATGGATTGCAAACAAACTGTACATGAAGCCTGAGACATTTTGTTTAATATGGATTTGTATATGGGATGTTAAtgaataacttaaaataaaaaaaatatctagatgctcttactaaaaaaaactctaatgaaatgcagtttttaaaatgtagttaaacACAGTTTTATTTGCTGCAGTTTTTGGTCTCACAATATAACattcaataaacaaacaatgttAAAGCAGCATGCAGTCAGTTTCAAATGCATCAAAATATTTCCATTATGTCAGTCTGCTCAttttaataaactaaaaaattacaaaataattgaGATCATTAATATTCAGGGACCTCTATATGCCTGTATCCAAAGTGCAATATTcatcataataaaaatattaattattatcataaaacataaatatattgctgtcattgatttttttttttttttttaagggcaAAATGGTCACGTATAAAAACTGATATGTCATATAATGTTttttggtgtaaaaaaaaaaaattaaattaaattctttaaaacccatatttgttgttttcatgTACAACAGTAAGTTACCATCCTCGAATCTGATTGGTCGAGG
The sequence above is drawn from the Onychostoma macrolepis isolate SWU-2019 chromosome 04, ASM1243209v1, whole genome shotgun sequence genome and encodes:
- the tmbim4 gene encoding protein lifeguard 4, translated to MNQEKYPRSSIEDDFNYGTNVATASVHIRMDFLRKVYTILSLQIIITTAVSALFMFCNPIKNFVHESPALVLISAIGSLILLLALAVYRHQHPINLYLLFGFTLLESLSVATAVTFYEYSIVLQAFVLTSAVFLGLTAYTFQSKRDFSKLGASLFAGLWILIIASFMRLFFYNDTMELVFAGAGALLFCGFIIFDTHLLMHKLSPEEHVLASINLYLDIVNLFIYILRILDSMKKH